One segment of Anguilla anguilla isolate fAngAng1 chromosome 1, fAngAng1.pri, whole genome shotgun sequence DNA contains the following:
- the LOC118227088 gene encoding uncharacterized protein LOC118227088 isoform X2 translates to MTAKEGSCVTVHVTLDIWGSGYIVWLKDAEWNKEANDFEGTIVHSLKPDKPAASEFKNRVSVGSTESTEYSRNYELTINNLRLNDSGKYMVRYYDKAYPPYTVKKSSKTERLEVQKNPCQVSVTGPELVQTGAEVILRCSTVGPCQNSPEWRSSGPGLVSSEGPGTQGAKTAQLSFKADWSHDGVTFSCWPSPSNEACASRNITLAVECKPHNFNFYCFTCRRCNLHIRDTEATFYT, encoded by the exons ATGACGGCCAAAGAGGGCTCCTGTGTGACGGTCCACGTAACTCTGGACATATGGGGTTCTGGGTACATTGTTTGGTTGAAGGACGCCGAGTGGAATAAGGAGGCAAATGATTTTGAGGGCACAATCGTGCACAGCCTCAAACCTGACAAACCCGCCGCGagtgaatttaaaaacagaGTGTCTGTGGGTTCCACTGAGTCCACTGAGTATTCAAGGAACTACGAATTGACCATCAATAACTTGAGACTGAATGACAGTGGAAAGTACATGGTTAGATACTATGATAAAGCTTATCCTCCTTACACAGTGAAAAAGAGCAGCAAGACTGAAAGACTTGAGGTTCAGA AGAACCCTTGCCAGGTCAGCGTAACAGGGCCGGAGCTGGTCCAGACGGGGGCGGAGGTGATTTTGCGGTGCTCCACCGTGGGGCCCTGCCAGAACAGCCCCGAGTGGCGTAGCTCAGGGCCAGGCCTGGTCTCCAGTGAAGGACCAGGCACCCAGGGTGCGAAAACAGCCCAGCTGAGCTTCAAAGCGGACTGGTCACATGACGGGGTGACGTTCTCCTGTTGGCCGTCGCCGAGCAACGAGGCGTGCGCCTCCAGAAACATCACGTTGGCCGTGGAATGTAAGccacataattttaatttttattgttttacctGCCGACGCTGCAATCTTCATATCAGAGACACCGAAGCTACGTTTTACACATGA
- the LOC118227006 gene encoding interferon-inducible GTPase 5-like — translation MADVLRSLNLLEVLKESMEKKGLSEVKEAVEDLLISRVNIAVVGESSPEKTALLNSLRGLRPGDGGAAQFPSPSPQEELTVYPNPKHSDFRLWGLPVVPDGSPFDPEEYMEKVKFLRYNAVIVTSSRMRFCSNSAPVWREARSLQREAVYFALLASERDSRESMEPRRKASQESLGSEGLASPRVFLVRGTTLETLDFPEILEEMWRDVPEIKAAALLLALPALSVAVVTRKRDALKALVWAAASLSGGVSAIPVPLVSSAVDAGVGVWILSKARDSLGLDDASLEGLARRRGRDGARLKALRTCPLSREVTKGAVKKLLAAAEKQKPTGARVVEMALPVTAKSASRSFTTMFLALNGAIDDMAADAERVVAAAVGGAD, via the coding sequence ATGGCGGACGTGCTGAGGAGCCTGAACCTCCTGGAGGTGCTGAAGGAGTCCATGGAGAAGAAGGGGCTCTCCGAGGTGAAGGAGGCGGTGGAGGACCTCCTCATCAGCAGGGTGAACATCGCTGTGGTGGGGGAGAGCAGCCCGGAGAAAACCGCCCTCCTCAACTCCCTCCGCGGCCTGCGGCCCGGGGACGGTGGGGCGGCCCAgttcccctcccccagcccccaagaGGAGCTGACAGTTTACCCAAACCCCAAACACTCCGACTTCCGACTGTGGGGCCTGCCCGTGGTCCCTGATGGCTCTCCCTTTGACCCAGAGGAGTACATGGAGAAAGTCAAGTTCCTGCGCTACAATGCCGTCATCGTGACGTCCTCTCGGATGCGGTTTTGCAGCAACAGCGCCCCCGTGTGGCGGGAGGCCAGATCGCTCCAGAGGGAGGCTGTGTACTTCGCCTTGCTGGCCTCTGAGCGCGACTCGCGGGAGTCCATGGAGCCTCGGCGGAAAGCCAGCCAGGAGTCGTTGGGGTCGGAGGGCCTGGCTTCCCCGAGGGTCTTCCTGGTACGTGGCACCACCTTGGAGACCCTGGACTTCCCCGAAATCCTGGAGGAAATGTGGCGGGACGTCCCGGAGATCAAGGCCGCCGCCCTCCTCCTGGCCCTTCCGGCCCTGTCCGTCGCCGTGGTGACCAGAAAGCGGGACGCCCTCAAGGCGCTGGTGTGGGCGGCGGCCTCACTCTCGGGCGGCGTTTCGGCCATCCCCGTGCCCCTGGTGTCCTCCGCGGTGGACGCCGGCGTGGGGGTGTGGATCCTGAGCAAGGCGCGCGACTCGCTGGGCCTGGATGACGCGTCACTGGAGGGGCTGGCCCGCCGacgggggcgggacggggcgcggCTCAAGGCCCTGCGCACCTGCCCCCTCTCCCGGGAGGTCACCAAGGGCGCCGTGAAGAAGCTGCTGGCGGCCGCAGAGAAGCAGAAGCCCACCGGTGCCCGCGTGGTGGAGATGGCGCTGCCCGTGACCGCCAAGTCCGCCAGCCGCTCCTTCACCACCATGTTCCTGGCGCTCAATGGCGCCATCGACGACATGGCCGCTGATGCGGAAAGGGTGGTGGCGGCTGCAGTCGGGGGGGCAGATTGA
- the LOC118227088 gene encoding uncharacterized protein LOC118227088 isoform X1: protein MISFWAMVLFLIGDSACSSSEMTAKEGSCVTVHVTLDIWGSGYIVWLKDAEWNKEANDFEGTIVHSLKPDKPAASEFKNRVSVGSTESTEYSRNYELTINNLRLNDSGKYMVRYYDKAYPPYTVKKSSKTERLEVQKNPCQVSVTGPELVQTGAEVILRCSTVGPCQNSPEWRSSGPGLVSSEGPGTQGAKTAQLSFKADWSHDGVTFSCWPSPSNEACASRNITLAVECKPHNFNFYCFTCRRCNLHIRDTEATFYT from the exons ATGATCTCTTTCTGGGCCATGGTCCTCTTTCTGATTGGTG ACTCTGCTTGCAGTTCCAGTGAGATGACGGCCAAAGAGGGCTCCTGTGTGACGGTCCACGTAACTCTGGACATATGGGGTTCTGGGTACATTGTTTGGTTGAAGGACGCCGAGTGGAATAAGGAGGCAAATGATTTTGAGGGCACAATCGTGCACAGCCTCAAACCTGACAAACCCGCCGCGagtgaatttaaaaacagaGTGTCTGTGGGTTCCACTGAGTCCACTGAGTATTCAAGGAACTACGAATTGACCATCAATAACTTGAGACTGAATGACAGTGGAAAGTACATGGTTAGATACTATGATAAAGCTTATCCTCCTTACACAGTGAAAAAGAGCAGCAAGACTGAAAGACTTGAGGTTCAGA AGAACCCTTGCCAGGTCAGCGTAACAGGGCCGGAGCTGGTCCAGACGGGGGCGGAGGTGATTTTGCGGTGCTCCACCGTGGGGCCCTGCCAGAACAGCCCCGAGTGGCGTAGCTCAGGGCCAGGCCTGGTCTCCAGTGAAGGACCAGGCACCCAGGGTGCGAAAACAGCCCAGCTGAGCTTCAAAGCGGACTGGTCACATGACGGGGTGACGTTCTCCTGTTGGCCGTCGCCGAGCAACGAGGCGTGCGCCTCCAGAAACATCACGTTGGCCGTGGAATGTAAGccacataattttaatttttattgttttacctGCCGACGCTGCAATCTTCATATCAGAGACACCGAAGCTACGTTTTACACATGA